From Bacillus basilensis, a single genomic window includes:
- a CDS encoding DoxX family protein, which translates to MNQYIGNLIIRIVLGVTFFAHGLAKFQSGIDNVAGWFTSIGLPGGLAYGVATVELVGGILLIIGLGVRYVGLLFALILAGAIVKVNGAAGLLGDGKNPGYELDLALLSMGAYLFVVKAEGYVDRFLKEKVMKTK; encoded by the coding sequence ATGAATCAATATATTGGGAATTTAATTATTCGTATCGTATTAGGAGTGACATTCTTTGCACACGGCTTAGCGAAGTTTCAATCAGGTATCGATAACGTAGCAGGCTGGTTTACAAGCATCGGCTTACCAGGTGGCCTTGCATATGGCGTAGCAACAGTTGAATTAGTTGGTGGTATATTATTAATTATCGGTTTAGGTGTACGATATGTAGGATTGTTATTCGCTCTTATTTTAGCTGGAGCTATCGTAAAGGTAAATGGAGCGGCAGGATTATTAGGAGATGGAAAGAATCCAGGATATGAATTAGACCTTGCATTATTATCAATGGGTGCGTATTTATTTGTTGTAAAAGCAGAAGGATATGTAGATCGTTTCTTAAAAGAGAAAGTAATGAAAACGAAGTAA